A genome region from Coffea arabica cultivar ET-39 chromosome 7e, Coffea Arabica ET-39 HiFi, whole genome shotgun sequence includes the following:
- the LOC113700641 gene encoding uncharacterized protein, protein MATITQNQQRTDSEMQDIKNQMSQMVTKINRLESQVNGRLPSQPEVNLKNVSAMTLRSGKEIQGPELVTPKDKDEEKIEKELQAENTSTKNPMVLPDPIIDVKTNPPPFPCRLEKSKKQDKEKEILEVFRKVEINIPLLDAIKQVPKYAKFLRDLCVNRKQLRGDERIIVGENVSAVLQRKFPPKCGDPETEIIIQLADRTNAYPDGLIEDVLVKVNELIFSADFYVLDMDDDHSPDPSPLLLGRPFFSTAQTKIDVNKGTLSMEFDGELVHFNIFDTMELPVNSHPVFAIHAIKPFVQEFSEFACRDKFKFTENKYKGMEALMR, encoded by the exons ATGGCAACCATTAcgcaaaatcagcaaaggacaGACTCCGAAATGCAGGACATAAAAAATCAGATGAGTCAAATGGTCACAAAAATCAACCGTTTGGAGTCCCAAGTAAATGGAAGATTGCCATCCCAACCTGAAGTGAACCTGAAGAACGTAAGTGCAATGACTTTAAGGAGCGGGAAGGAAATTCAAGGGCCCGAACTCGTGACTCCAAAGGATAAGGACGAAGAGAAGATTGAGAAAGAACTTCAGGCAGAGAATACAAGCACAAAAAATCCAATGGTACTCCCTGACCCGATCATAGACGTTAAAACTAATCCCCCTCCATTTCCTTGCAGGTTGGAGAAATCGAAAAAGCAGGACAAAGAGAAGGAGATCCTAGAGGTGTTCCGCAAGGTAGAGATCAATATCCCCTTATTAGATGCCATCAAACAAGTGCCgaaatatgcaaaatttttgAGGGACCTATGTGTCAACCGAAAGCAGCTGAGGGGAGACGAAAGGATCATTGTTGGGGAGAATGTGTCAGCAGTTCTCCAAAGGAAGTTTCCACCAAAGTGCGGGGATCCAG AAACCGAGATAATAATTCAATTAGCTGACAGAACAAATGCATACCCTGATGGGTTGATAGAAGATGTGCTGGTTAAAGTTAATGAATTGATATTTTCGGCTGACTTTTATGTACTTGACATGGATGATGATCATTCCCCTGACCCCTCACCTTTGCTACTAGGTAGACCCTTTTTTAGCACAGCACAGACAAAAATTGACGTTAATAAGGGTACATTGTccatggaatttgatggagaacTAGTCCATTTTAATATTTTCGATACAATGGAACTTCCTGTTAACTCTCACCCTGTGTTTGCTATTCATGCTATTAAGCCCtttgtgcaagaattttctGAGTTTGCTTGTAGGGACAAATTCAAATTTACTGAGAACAAGTATAAGGGGATGGAAGCACTTATGAGGTGA